In Salvia splendens isolate huo1 unplaced genomic scaffold, SspV2 ctg599, whole genome shotgun sequence, the following proteins share a genomic window:
- the LOC121790728 gene encoding 2-oxoglutarate-dependent dioxygenase 19-like has product MAPAAVSTNSSADDTRRHQPFEFNESVQSLVDASDNLEALPTKYNLGDTNDTRASSCESLPVIDYSALTSSDPHQRSKAIAELAEACADWGFFVLVNHGVPKELIESMFATVREFFRLPDDEKKQYEAKSTSSPIACGNFNLKSTSNETFTLWRDFLKLYVHPDFHCPTKPQPLREILAEYTERTRKMARELVGAVAESMELDRQYVEEALELDSSFQKFGGNFYPPCPQPDQTIGLPPHNDPGLFTILLIHNGLAGLQIERQSHWFEVNPPPNSMIVNVGDHLEIFSNGRCKSSRHRAVVNKERERLSIAVGNGPGKDVVVGPAALLVERDGGALYRSMKYQEYVESQLSRTFNGISILDEQRIST; this is encoded by the exons ATGGCACCAGCTGCAGTTTCTACAAACTCATCAGCTGATGATACTCGTCGCCATCAGCCCTTTGAGTTCAACGAATCGGTCCAATCCTTGGTAGATGCTTCCGACAATCTGGAAGCTCTCCCGACCAAATATAACCTCGGAGACACCAACGACACTAGGGCTTCGAGCTGTGAGTCACTCCCCGTCATTGATTACTCTGCCCTCACCTCCTCCGATCCCCATCAACGCTCCAAAGCCATCGCTGAACTTGCGGAAGCATGCGCAGATTGGGGTTTTTTTGTC CTGGTGAATCATGGGGTACCGAAGGAGTTGATTGAATCAATGTTTGCAACGGTGAGAGAATTTTTCAGGTTGCCGGACGACGAGAAAAAGCAGTACGAGGCGAAAAGCACTTCGTCTCCAATCGCCTGTGGAAATTTCAACTTGAAGAGTACTTCCAATGAAACCTTCACTTTGTGGAGAGATTTCCTCAAGCTCTACGTGCACCCCGATTTCCACTGCCCCACCAAACCCCAACCCTTAAG GGAAATTCTGGCTGAATACACTGAAAGAACCCGGAAAATGGCACGAGAACTGGTGGGAGCAGTAGCAGAATCCATGGAGCTCGACCGTCAGTACGTGGAGGAAGCTTTGGAGCTGGATTCAAGTTTTCAAAAATTTGGAGGAAATTTCTATCCACCATGCCCTCAGCCAGATCAAACAATAGGGCTGCCACCACATAACGATCCGGGCCTCTTTACGATATTGCTCATCCACAACGGACTAGCTGGCTTACAGATCGAGCGACAATCCCACTGGTTTGAAGTCAATCCTCCCCCCAATTCTATGATTGTCAATGTTGGTGACCACCTTGAG ATATTTAGCAACGGGAGATGCAAGAGCTCGCGGCACAGAGCGGTGGTGAACAAGGAAAGGGAGAGGCTGTCGATCGCGGTGGGGAACGGTCCCGGGAAAGATGTTGTGGTGGGGCCGGCGGCACTGCTGGTGGAAAGGGACGGCGGCGCTTTGTATCGGTCAATGAAGTATCAAGAATATGTGGAGTCTCAGCTCAGCCGCACTTTCAATGGCATATCAATTCTCGATGAGCAAAGGATATCgacttaa